From Candidatus Neomarinimicrobiota bacterium, the proteins below share one genomic window:
- the rplW gene encoding 50S ribosomal protein L23: MEKERHVILRPLLTEKMTYLSETERKYAFKVDMAANKMTIKNAVEKRFNVHVEKVAVVRLKGKSKTQTVRSGGKVIRTNGRRAHWKKAIVTLRPEERIDLFEGETAV; this comes from the coding sequence GTGGAAAAAGAAAGACATGTGATTCTCAGGCCACTCCTCACGGAAAAAATGACATATCTGTCTGAAACGGAACGCAAGTACGCTTTCAAAGTCGATATGGCTGCAAATAAAATGACCATAAAAAATGCAGTGGAAAAACGCTTCAATGTTCACGTGGAGAAAGTGGCCGTCGTGAGATTAAAAGGCAAATCAAAAACTCAGACGGTACGCAGTGGCGGCAAAGTAATCCGGACCAACGGACGGAGAGCTCACTGGAAAAAGGCCATCGTAACCCTGCGACCTGAAGAACGAATTGACCTGTTTGAAGGTGAAACA